One genomic window of Ruminococcus gauvreauii includes the following:
- a CDS encoding DUF5711 family protein, translated as MGSFKNKIKRLVKHKQQAPRENTKATSGKNQDTEAYRKKIMEHRKRLLIRTGIVAVVIVAIVLITKTVVERWHYKDYKVVSSSVQEDTMSTSYIQLENYLLKYTGDGASLLGSSGKSLWSQAYEMNNPTADVCGTTSVIYDEKGTNMVIFGRGGKMGEVSTEMPILKAKVASQGVVAAILEDGENTWINFYSTSGAQIATGMTRVDSPGYPVDLAVSPDGLLIMVTYLYVEDNKTTSYVAFYNFGNTGQGQMDNMVSGYTYEGTLVPQVAYMKEGKSVAFCDDGFVLYTGKQIPKVDCEVKVEKEIISTFYNEDYVGMVFRSDDAEKQYTLVLYNANGKQVFEENFNIEYTSIKISGDQILMNNDTQLCVFSLKGHEKFNGNLDEGSIKDVFKIDANRYQVIVDSGIKTIKLS; from the coding sequence ATGGGATCATTTAAGAATAAAATTAAGAGGCTTGTGAAACATAAACAACAGGCTCCAAGAGAAAATACAAAAGCCACATCGGGTAAAAATCAGGATACGGAAGCATACCGGAAAAAAATCATGGAACATCGCAAACGTCTTCTGATCAGAACCGGGATTGTAGCTGTTGTGATCGTAGCCATAGTACTGATAACGAAGACAGTGGTTGAGCGCTGGCATTACAAAGACTATAAAGTTGTGTCCTCCAGCGTTCAGGAGGATACGATGTCAACCAGTTACATACAGTTGGAGAATTATCTGTTGAAATATACTGGTGATGGCGCCTCTTTGCTGGGGAGCAGCGGCAAGAGTCTGTGGTCACAGGCTTATGAGATGAACAATCCTACTGCGGATGTCTGTGGTACAACATCTGTCATCTACGATGAAAAAGGGACTAATATGGTAATCTTTGGCAGAGGCGGTAAGATGGGTGAAGTGAGTACAGAAATGCCGATTTTAAAAGCCAAAGTTGCCTCGCAGGGTGTCGTAGCGGCGATTCTGGAAGATGGCGAAAATACCTGGATCAATTTTTATTCTACGAGCGGTGCACAGATTGCGACTGGAATGACGAGAGTGGACAGCCCTGGCTATCCGGTAGATCTGGCGGTATCCCCGGATGGATTGCTGATTATGGTAACATATTTGTATGTGGAAGATAATAAAACAACAAGTTATGTTGCATTCTATAATTTTGGCAATACGGGACAGGGTCAGATGGATAATATGGTTAGTGGCTATACGTATGAAGGAACTTTAGTGCCGCAGGTGGCTTACATGAAAGAAGGAAAATCGGTCGCGTTTTGTGATGATGGTTTTGTCCTTTATACTGGAAAGCAGATTCCAAAAGTTGACTGCGAGGTAAAAGTAGAGAAAGAAATTATCAGCACTTTTTATAATGAAGATTATGTGGGGATGGTATTCAGAAGCGACGATGCAGAAAAGCAGTATACGCTGGTTCTCTATAATGCCAATGGCAAGCAGGTGTTTGAAGAAAACTTTAATATTGAATACACGTCTATTAAAATCAGTGGCGATCAGATTCTCATGAATAATGATACTCAGCTGTGTGTGTTCAGTTTAAAGGGCCATGAAAAATTCAATGGAAATCTGGATGAGGGCAGTATTAAGGATGTATTCAAGATTGACGCGAACCGTTATCAGGTGATTGTGGATAGTGGGATTAAGACAATAAAGTTGTCATAA
- a CDS encoding LysM peptidoglycan-binding domain-containing protein → MIEIIYNEKKQGSTTENGIFHLPNNIRQIGETRPHLKIYMEDYAYTYLKRMSGNHMEGGCAAILLGEARWEESVSYIFIRSALGVENMEIAEEHMDFKDAVWSQIHKDMEQFFPEQEIIGWSLSLPNFNMEISDLILKTHLNHFAGNQKVLFAMEPTEKEEAFFVYDNGKLNRQNGYYIYYEKNEQMQAYMIEKNGNTSIEDDEKVPDRAVVDFRKIVAGKKERDKKEKGGKSYLTAVCAAAVVVALGFTYVNHYRTVQEVADTAQENEMAMTSGAEQSGSGNDKEKLDANPADDMQEKDNSMNDTGQDNTDQTGTDTENAGETAASDESDIPEETSATDNVEKNKTGDSDTDSEDKVNLENNQTDTSSAPTPTAETEKRNETPASAGVRQKYVVQKGDTLSKISKTYYGSTKKIQDICQLNQLDSEDLIYAGQIILLP, encoded by the coding sequence ATGATCGAAATCATTTATAATGAGAAGAAACAGGGGAGTACAACAGAGAACGGGATTTTCCATCTTCCAAACAACATCCGGCAGATCGGGGAGACAAGACCTCATCTGAAAATATACATGGAGGATTACGCGTATACGTATTTAAAGAGGATGTCCGGAAATCATATGGAGGGAGGATGTGCGGCAATCTTACTGGGGGAAGCCAGATGGGAAGAGTCGGTGTCGTACATTTTTATCAGAAGCGCGCTCGGTGTTGAGAACATGGAGATTGCTGAAGAGCATATGGATTTTAAAGACGCAGTGTGGAGTCAGATTCACAAAGACATGGAACAGTTCTTTCCGGAACAGGAGATCATCGGATGGTCACTGTCACTCCCTAACTTCAATATGGAGATCAGTGACTTAATTCTGAAAACACACCTGAATCATTTTGCGGGAAACCAAAAAGTTTTGTTTGCCATGGAACCGACAGAAAAGGAGGAAGCATTTTTTGTCTATGACAATGGCAAATTGAACCGACAGAATGGATATTACATCTATTATGAAAAAAATGAACAAATGCAGGCCTATATGATAGAAAAGAACGGAAATACATCCATCGAAGATGATGAAAAGGTACCGGACCGCGCAGTTGTTGATTTTAGAAAAATTGTTGCGGGCAAAAAGGAGCGGGACAAAAAGGAAAAAGGCGGAAAGTCGTATCTAACCGCTGTCTGCGCCGCAGCAGTGGTAGTTGCGCTGGGATTTACGTACGTAAACCATTATCGAACTGTTCAGGAAGTCGCAGACACTGCACAGGAAAATGAGATGGCAATGACAAGCGGCGCCGAACAAAGCGGGTCAGGAAATGATAAAGAGAAACTGGATGCCAACCCTGCTGACGATATGCAGGAAAAAGATAACAGCATGAATGATACCGGTCAGGATAATACTGATCAGACAGGGACGGACACTGAAAATGCCGGGGAGACAGCCGCGTCTGATGAGAGTGACATTCCAGAGGAAACCTCTGCGACGGATAATGTGGAGAAAAACAAGACCGGGGATTCGGATACAGACTCTGAAGATAAAGTAAATCTGGAAAATAATCAGACAGATACGTCGTCAGCACCAACACCCACTGCGGAGACGGAGAAGCGGAATGAAACACCGGCCTCAGCTGGTGTGCGTCAGAAATATGTGGTTCAAAAGGGAGATACATTAAGTAAGATCAGCAAAACATATTATGGAAGTACAAAAAAGATCCAGGATATCTGTCAGCTTAATCAGCTTGATTCGGAAGATTTAATTTATGCAGGACAAATTATTTTACTACCGTAA
- the yyaC gene encoding spore protease YyaC, protein MLTQRLSPVFYINSKRSSASSELAYLLKDAVSQVERDWRELVFLCIGSDRITGDSLGPLIGHQLSQYCWPHIFVYGTLENPVHALNLEEMIQQIKKRHPLALVIAIDASLGSKKHIGFITLGTGSIRPGSGVNKDLPHVGDIFITGIINVSGTFEHFLLQTTRLSTVINMADSIANGILTAIDASYENLRFLSPAASMTSSSGTIS, encoded by the coding sequence ATGCTTACCCAAAGACTTTCTCCCGTTTTCTATATCAACAGCAAAAGAAGTTCCGCAAGCAGTGAGCTTGCCTATTTATTAAAAGACGCCGTCTCACAGGTCGAAAGAGACTGGAGGGAACTTGTATTTCTGTGTATCGGAAGTGACCGAATCACAGGAGACAGCCTGGGACCGTTGATCGGACATCAGCTTTCTCAGTATTGCTGGCCTCACATCTTTGTATACGGTACTTTAGAGAATCCTGTACATGCCTTAAACCTTGAGGAAATGATTCAGCAAATAAAAAAGAGACATCCTCTTGCACTCGTCATTGCAATTGATGCCTCTTTAGGTTCCAAAAAACATATCGGCTTTATTACGCTTGGAACCGGGTCGATCCGCCCGGGTTCAGGTGTCAACAAAGACCTGCCGCATGTCGGAGATATTTTCATCACCGGAATCATCAATGTTTCCGGAACTTTTGAACACTTTCTTCTTCAGACAACCCGGCTGTCCACCGTTATCAATATGGCAGATTCCATCGCCAATGGAATTTTGACGGCGATAGACGCATCCTATGAAAATCTGCGTTTTCTCTCGCCTGCTGCTTCCATGACAAGCAGTTCAGGCACTATTTCCTGA
- a CDS encoding HDIG domain-containing metalloprotein, whose product MKQSKAIMNREFFECIRDIIYHPVVLQMKQFSQHCDTDCYQHCLMVAYYNFSICKSLGLDARSAARGGMLHDLFLYDWRKHREKTGDHFHAMTHPWTAYRNAKKYFSINTVEKEIITKHMWPVTFIPPRHPETYVICLTDKYCGTLEIAEYYSGRWSSSRIGRPLAKMMQKLSENRPRPQEIVPELLVMEAAGERKRRFS is encoded by the coding sequence ATGAAACAGTCAAAAGCCATAATGAACAGAGAATTCTTTGAATGCATCAGGGATATTATTTATCATCCCGTAGTACTGCAGATGAAACAATTCTCTCAGCACTGTGATACGGACTGCTATCAGCATTGTCTGATGGTTGCATATTACAATTTCAGTATCTGTAAATCTTTAGGGCTGGACGCACGGTCTGCGGCCAGGGGAGGCATGCTTCATGATCTGTTTTTATACGACTGGAGAAAACACCGTGAGAAGACAGGAGATCACTTTCATGCGATGACACATCCCTGGACAGCTTACCGAAATGCAAAAAAATATTTTTCAATAAATACGGTTGAGAAAGAAATCATTACAAAACATATGTGGCCGGTTACATTCATTCCGCCCAGACATCCGGAGACTTATGTAATCTGTTTGACAGATAAGTATTGTGGTACTCTGGAAATAGCAGAATACTATTCCGGAAGGTGGAGCAGCTCCCGCATTGGCAGACCGTTGGCCAAAATGATGCAGAAGCTGTCGGAAAACCGGCCCAGACCTCAGGAAATAGTGCCTGAACTGCTTGTCATGGAAGCAGCAGGCGAGAGAAAACGCAGATTTTCATAG
- the recR gene encoding recombination mediator RecR, translating to MEYYSGHINNLIEQLSRLPGIGAKSAGRLAFHIMNMPKEEVEQLTSSIISAKEHVQYCRECYTLTDEELCPICKNAKRNHREIMVVENTRDLAAYEKTGKYEGVYHVLHGAISPMLGIGPNDIKLKELMQRLQEDIDEVIIATNSSLEGETTAMYISKLVKPTGIKVSRIASGVPVGGDLEYIDEVTLLRALEGRVEL from the coding sequence ATGGAATATTACAGCGGACATATTAATAATCTGATCGAGCAGCTATCACGGCTTCCGGGAATCGGAGCTAAATCAGCAGGACGTCTGGCATTTCATATCATGAATATGCCAAAGGAAGAAGTAGAGCAGCTGACTTCCTCGATTATAAGCGCCAAAGAACACGTGCAGTACTGCAGAGAATGCTATACGCTGACAGATGAGGAGCTGTGCCCGATCTGTAAAAATGCAAAGCGAAACCACAGAGAAATTATGGTGGTGGAAAATACCAGAGATCTTGCAGCGTATGAGAAGACGGGGAAATATGAAGGAGTATATCATGTGCTGCATGGTGCCATCTCTCCAATGCTGGGTATCGGTCCGAATGATATTAAATTAAAGGAACTGATGCAGCGGCTTCAGGAGGACATAGATGAAGTGATCATTGCGACAAATTCCAGTCTGGAAGGGGAGACAACGGCGATGTATATCAGCAAGCTGGTTAAGCCGACAGGAATTAAGGTCAGCAGGATCGCGAGCGGGGTTCCGGTCGGAGGCGATCTGGAATATATTGATGAAGTAACGTTGCTGCGTGCGCTTGAGGGCCGCGTAGAGCTTTAA
- a CDS encoding YbaB/EbfC family nucleoid-associated protein, translating to MAKRGGFPGGMGMPGNMNNLMKQAQKMQKQMEENQKALEEKEFTATAGGGAVEITVSGKKEVTKVKLAEEAVDPDDVEMLEDLIMAATNEALRKMEEESAAVMSKLTGGLGGGLPF from the coding sequence ATGGCAAAACGCGGAGGTTTTCCGGGTGGAATGGGCATGCCTGGCAATATGAATAATCTGATGAAACAGGCGCAGAAAATGCAGAAACAGATGGAAGAAAATCAGAAGGCGCTTGAAGAAAAGGAATTTACTGCAACTGCAGGCGGCGGTGCTGTTGAAATTACAGTGTCCGGAAAAAAAGAAGTGACAAAAGTGAAACTTGCAGAAGAAGCAGTCGATCCGGATGATGTGGAAATGCTGGAAGATCTGATCATGGCTGCTACGAACGAAGCACTGCGTAAGATGGAAGAAGAGTCTGCGGCAGTTATGTCGAAGCTGACAGGCGGACTCGGCGGGGGACTGCCTTTCTGA
- the dnaX gene encoding DNA polymerase III subunit gamma/tau: protein MSYTALYRKFRPDSFEDVKGQDHIVTTLKNQIKANRIGHAYLFCGTRGTGKTTVAKILAKTVNCEHPADGSPCNECDMCRAIQAGTSMNVIEIDAASNNGVDNIREIREEVAYRPTQGNYKVYIIDEVHMLSTGAFNALLKTLEEPPSYVIFILATTEAHKIPITILSRCQRYDFRRITIETIADRMTELMKQEGVEAEEKAVRYIAKAADGSLRDALSLLDQCIAFYLGQKLTYDNVLEVLGTVDTEMFSRMLRQIIDRDVTDVIHSLEELVLQGKEMGQFVSDFTWYLRNLMLVKSSSDSDEMLDMSGENIQLLKEEAQMIETETLIRYIRVLSELSSQIRYASQKRVLVEVALIKMCRPSMETNLDSVLDRIRALEAQIEHGIVVKESAVREMSGEHIEEKKPPVNLPKPEKAAPQDLQRVKNEWRTIVGQTDGMFRSFLQTAVPKYNGQTGEAKLYVEFSNNLAQNYVGNAEATQRLADIIEHQIGKSVELELILADRETTKGLAEISIDDILKDKIQMDIDIET from the coding sequence ATGAGCTATACCGCTTTATACCGAAAGTTTCGTCCTGATTCGTTTGAGGATGTGAAAGGTCAGGACCATATAGTTACAACTTTGAAAAACCAGATAAAAGCAAACCGTATCGGCCATGCATATTTGTTCTGCGGAACAAGGGGAACCGGAAAAACAACGGTGGCGAAAATACTGGCTAAAACGGTGAACTGTGAGCATCCGGCTGATGGAAGCCCCTGCAATGAATGTGATATGTGCAGGGCAATTCAGGCGGGGACTTCTATGAATGTCATAGAGATAGATGCAGCATCTAATAATGGTGTCGATAACATCCGTGAAATCAGAGAAGAAGTTGCATACAGACCAACGCAGGGAAATTATAAGGTGTACATTATTGATGAAGTTCATATGCTATCAACAGGAGCATTTAATGCGTTGCTGAAAACGCTGGAAGAACCTCCCTCATATGTTATCTTTATACTGGCTACCACAGAGGCACATAAGATTCCCATTACGATTCTGTCACGGTGTCAGAGGTATGATTTTCGCAGAATTACGATTGAAACCATAGCAGACCGTATGACAGAACTGATGAAACAGGAAGGTGTGGAGGCGGAAGAAAAAGCAGTCCGTTATATAGCCAAGGCAGCCGACGGGTCGCTGAGAGATGCTCTAAGCCTTCTCGATCAGTGTATCGCCTTCTATCTGGGACAAAAGCTGACATATGACAATGTACTGGAGGTATTGGGGACAGTAGACACGGAGATGTTCAGCCGTATGCTCCGCCAGATCATAGACAGGGATGTGACTGATGTGATTCATTCGCTGGAGGAACTGGTACTGCAGGGAAAAGAAATGGGGCAGTTCGTATCAGATTTTACATGGTATCTGAGAAACCTTATGCTGGTAAAATCGTCTTCTGATTCCGATGAAATGCTGGATATGTCAGGAGAAAATATCCAATTACTGAAAGAAGAAGCACAAATGATCGAGACTGAAACACTGATCAGATATATCCGTGTCCTGTCAGAACTTTCAAGTCAGATACGCTACGCTTCGCAGAAAAGAGTACTCGTTGAAGTGGCATTGATTAAAATGTGCAGACCGTCTATGGAGACAAATCTGGATTCGGTTCTGGACAGAATTCGTGCATTAGAGGCGCAGATTGAACACGGTATTGTCGTGAAAGAATCTGCGGTGCGGGAAATGTCCGGCGAACACATCGAAGAAAAGAAGCCGCCGGTCAATTTGCCGAAACCTGAGAAAGCGGCACCGCAGGACCTGCAGCGTGTTAAAAATGAGTGGAGAACAATCGTTGGCCAGACAGACGGCATGTTCCGCAGTTTTTTGCAGACTGCTGTTCCAAAATACAACGGCCAGACTGGAGAAGCTAAACTGTATGTGGAGTTTTCGAATAATCTGGCACAGAATTATGTGGGAAATGCAGAGGCGACACAGCGGCTTGCAGACATCATTGAACATCAAATAGGAAAGAGTGTCGAACTTGAACTGATTCTTGCAGACAGAGAAACGACCAAGGGGTTGGCAGAAATATCAATTGATGATATATTAAAAGACAAGATTCAGATGGATATTGATATCGAAACATAA
- a CDS encoding 6-phosphofructokinase gives MKRIGLLTSGGDCQALNATMRGVVKGLAANIDELEVYGFMNGYKGLIYGDYRMLTAADFSGILTKGGTIIGTSRQPFKLMRVPDANGLDKVEAMKQTYYKLRLDCLVILGGNGTQKTANLLSEEGLNVLHLPKTIDNDIWGTDMTFGFYSAVNIATDAIDCIHTTAASHNRVFIVEIMGHKVGWLPLYAGIAGGADIILIPEIPYDTEKVVEAIEARAKAGKGFTILAVAEGAISKEDAQLSKKELKRKIESRTHPSVSYELAEKIQKATGLEIRITVPGHTQRGGSPCPYDRVLSTRIGAAAAKLIMDGEYGYMVGVVNGKTKKVPLAESAGKLKTVPVDAQEIREAKRIGISFGD, from the coding sequence GTGAAACGTATTGGATTATTGACGAGCGGAGGAGACTGCCAGGCACTGAATGCCACGATGCGCGGCGTTGTAAAGGGATTGGCGGCCAATATTGATGAGCTGGAAGTTTATGGTTTTATGAATGGATATAAAGGTCTGATTTACGGAGATTATCGGATGCTGACCGCAGCTGATTTTTCCGGTATACTGACGAAAGGAGGAACCATCATCGGTACATCACGCCAGCCGTTCAAGCTGATGAGGGTGCCTGATGCAAATGGTCTGGACAAGGTGGAGGCAATGAAGCAGACATATTATAAACTGCGCCTTGACTGTCTGGTAATTCTGGGAGGAAACGGTACACAGAAAACGGCGAATCTGCTGAGTGAAGAAGGCCTGAATGTGCTGCATCTGCCGAAAACGATCGACAATGATATCTGGGGTACAGATATGACGTTTGGTTTCTACAGTGCGGTTAATATTGCAACAGACGCAATCGACTGTATACATACCACGGCTGCGTCTCATAACCGGGTATTTATAGTGGAAATAATGGGTCATAAAGTTGGCTGGCTCCCACTATATGCAGGGATTGCAGGAGGCGCTGATATTATTCTGATTCCGGAAATTCCATATGATACGGAAAAAGTAGTGGAAGCGATAGAAGCCAGAGCGAAAGCCGGAAAGGGATTTACGATCCTGGCGGTTGCAGAAGGCGCAATCTCAAAAGAAGATGCACAGCTTTCCAAGAAAGAGCTGAAGCGTAAGATTGAGTCCAGAACACATCCATCAGTTTCATATGAGCTTGCCGAGAAGATTCAAAAGGCTACGGGACTGGAGATTCGTATCACTGTGCCGGGTCATACACAGAGAGGCGGCAGCCCATGTCCTTATGACAGAGTGCTCTCGACCAGAATTGGCGCTGCGGCTGCGAAATTAATCATGGATGGGGAATATGGGTACATGGTTGGTGTAGTAAATGGAAAAACTAAAAAAGTGCCGCTTGCTGAGAGTGCAGGCAAGCTGAAAACGGTACCTGTAGATGCGCAGGAGATTCGGGAAGCAAAGCGGATCGGCATCAGTTTTGGAGACTAA
- a CDS encoding type II toxin-antitoxin system HicA family toxin translates to MGFEPVSGIFQGSAYLRHFPRKPRIYCVYGWEIRRINGSHHFLQKDGKTEVVPIHGKDVPKGLLNTILKRTGLK, encoded by the coding sequence GTGGGATTCGAACCCGTATCAGGCATATTTCAAGGAAGTGCGTATTTACGCCATTTCCCCCGTAAGCCCCGTATTTACTGCGTTTATGGATGGGAAATAAGACGGATTAATGGAAGTCATCATTTCTTACAAAAAGATGGAAAGACAGAAGTCGTTCCAATCCACGGCAAAGACGTTCCAAAAGGCTTACTGAACACAATATTAAAGCGGACAGGGCTCAAATAG
- a CDS encoding type II toxin-antitoxin system HicB family antitoxin: MLFIYPAIFHEEDSSYWVEFPDLEGCQTFGDTVNNTMASAQEALSAYLLTLLEDGSELPKPSDIHSIKASDGFTSFVSCDIVPNIGAKAVKKTLSIPEWMNERAVAMGINFSKTLQDALLAKLQAK, translated from the coding sequence ATGTTATTTATTTATCCTGCGATATTCCATGAAGAAGACAGCTCGTATTGGGTTGAGTTTCCAGATCTGGAAGGGTGTCAGACATTCGGAGATACTGTTAACAATACGATGGCTTCTGCACAGGAAGCATTGTCTGCTTATCTTTTGACGTTATTAGAAGATGGCTCCGAACTTCCAAAGCCTTCTGATATTCACTCCATCAAGGCGAGTGATGGATTTACAAGCTTTGTTTCCTGCGACATCGTGCCTAACATCGGTGCAAAGGCAGTAAAAAAGACGCTCTCCATTCCTGAATGGATGAATGAGCGTGCTGTCGCAATGGGCATCAACTTTTCCAAAACATTACAAGACGCGCTCCTCGCAAAACTTCAAGCGAAATAA
- a CDS encoding CHAP domain-containing protein: MKLTDYQMDVMCSILAAVETGGQVYGQGRWDDFTEAGKNSANEKAITIGCYQFYGTNAQKLLNRIRSSYPAKFKELDTAGIASDLDHKNWAAYKLSKTSAKAKCIQRIIGSQVGIAAQKSLMAEQITTYINRAATEGVTEVQAAMFCANIQHLGGKDPVQRIIKKTGKPLTIERIYAVLKLDQQDTSNNNQVGDPIYWSRHVKVYGWIKQYIKEDGMTTQNAIDKLISVASAEVGYLEKKSNSQLDSKTANAGSNNYTKYARDYRTFAGVNYQGQAWCDMFVDWCFVQAFGKETARELLGGGFSAYTPTSAQYYKNKKQWHATPQAGDQVFFHNASRICHTGIVYRVSINTVYTIEGNTSGASGVIANGGGVCKKSYALGNSRISGYGRPDWSLVTGSEVDVPTTPKGDAIYMFSMKTVKRGETGTHVLLVQEILRARGYKGKDGKALELDRSCGDNTVYAITAYQRDREKQSPGICGGVDGVAGEKTLRDLIAL; encoded by the coding sequence ATGAAATTGACCGATTACCAGATGGACGTTATGTGCAGCATTCTGGCTGCAGTGGAGACCGGCGGGCAGGTATACGGGCAGGGACGTTGGGATGACTTTACCGAGGCGGGAAAGAACAGTGCAAATGAGAAAGCGATCACGATTGGATGCTATCAGTTTTACGGCACAAATGCCCAGAAACTCCTGAACCGGATCCGGTCTTCTTACCCGGCGAAATTTAAGGAACTGGATACTGCCGGCATCGCTTCCGACCTGGACCATAAAAACTGGGCGGCGTACAAGCTGTCAAAAACTTCAGCCAAGGCAAAATGTATTCAGCGCATCATAGGCTCACAGGTGGGGATCGCAGCCCAGAAATCCCTCATGGCAGAACAGATCACCACGTATATCAACCGGGCTGCCACGGAGGGGGTCACAGAGGTCCAGGCTGCCATGTTCTGCGCCAATATCCAGCACCTGGGCGGGAAAGACCCGGTGCAGCGGATCATCAAGAAGACGGGAAAGCCCCTGACCATTGAACGGATCTATGCGGTCCTGAAGCTGGATCAGCAGGATACCAGCAACAACAACCAGGTGGGAGATCCGATCTACTGGTCCCGGCATGTGAAGGTTTATGGCTGGATCAAACAGTACATCAAGGAGGACGGGATGACAACACAAAATGCGATTGACAAGCTGATCAGCGTGGCGTCTGCAGAAGTCGGATACCTGGAAAAGAAGAGCAACAGCCAGCTGGACAGCAAAACAGCCAATGCGGGCAGCAACAATTACACCAAATATGCAAGGGATTACCGGACATTTGCGGGCGTCAACTACCAGGGACAGGCCTGGTGTGATATGTTTGTGGACTGGTGCTTTGTACAGGCATTTGGGAAGGAGACCGCAAGGGAACTGCTTGGCGGGGGATTCTCTGCCTATACACCGACCAGCGCCCAGTATTATAAGAATAAGAAGCAGTGGCATGCCACGCCGCAGGCAGGGGACCAGGTCTTTTTTCATAATGCCAGCAGGATCTGCCATACCGGTATCGTGTACCGGGTATCCATCAATACGGTGTATACGATCGAGGGCAATACGTCGGGGGCATCCGGGGTGATCGCCAACGGCGGCGGGGTATGTAAAAAGTCGTATGCACTTGGCAACTCACGGATCAGCGGTTATGGCCGGCCGGATTGGAGCCTGGTGACTGGGAGTGAGGTAGATGTACCGACAACACCGAAAGGAGATGCAATATATATGTTCAGTATGAAAACAGTGAAAAGAGGAGAGACCGGCACCCATGTACTGCTGGTGCAGGAAATTTTAAGGGCCCGTGGTTATAAGGGGAAAGACGGCAAGGCCCTGGAGCTCGACAGGAGCTGCGGGGACAACACGGTCTATGCCATTACTGCTTATCAGAGAGACCGGGAGAAGCAGTCTCCGGGCATCTGCGGCGGTGTGGATGGTGTTGCAGGGGAGAAGACCCTGCGGGATCTGATCGCGCTTTAA
- a CDS encoding phage holin family protein, with product MDLGFLTDYYIPIVVLACLIVGYVIKKSLDFIPNKYIPLILAVSGAVLGCVANTSVGLEIVVYGAFSGLASTGLHQAFTRVIEGKKQDSEGE from the coding sequence ATGGATTTAGGATTTTTAACTGATTATTACATACCGATCGTGGTCTTGGCCTGCCTGATTGTGGGGTACGTCATCAAGAAGTCACTGGACTTCATCCCGAACAAATATATACCGCTGATTCTGGCGGTTTCAGGGGCTGTTTTAGGGTGCGTAGCAAATACTTCGGTTGGGCTGGAAATCGTGGTGTATGGGGCATTTTCAGGGCTTGCAAGCACCGGATTACACCAGGCGTTTACGCGAGTGATTGAGGGTAAGAAACAGGATTCAGAGGGCGAATAA